The genomic DNA AGGCAGTCGAAAAGGAGTCGGAAGCCGGTGATTAGGGCAGGGATGTTTGTCCACTCGGCGAAAGGGTTGCCTTGGTCAATGTCCCCAACAAACGCGTAGATGGACGCGCAATCCGCTTGCAAGCAGAACAAGTCTTTTGTGCCAATGACCTCACGAGAAGTGATGTGGTCGACAAAGTCAACGTAGATCCTAGGGAGCCGCGTGTAGGGCGGAACGATGTTCGTCGGAATTCGGGCGCACAGCGTCGCCACAGGCGTCCCGTAGATTGTCAGCGCGCTGCCAGGGGAaacgcgctcttcctcctcgtgcTGAACGACGTACGGAATCTTCCTGGAACAGTGCAGGGGGCATCACTACCACATGCACACGCGTGTACATATGCCGAAAGTAGATATGCTCCCATCCAATAAGCAACGCATACAAAAGATACACAAAGAAGCCATTAGCCGTATACCATGTCGGTGCACATCGATGAGCGCCAGGGGAGATACAGAAGGCCGAGAATGCAGCCAAGGGAACAGCATCACTTGCGCCGGCGCACATCGGCACGTTCTCCACAGACGCGACTAGCACGACTCTGGCTTGTTTTGCGAAATGTCGATCTTACGTGAGTGCCTCGATGGGAGGCATTTGAAGAGTGCTGAGAATGTCTGAGAGCTGCTCTACGTAGACTATCTTCTTCCAGAATTTCTCGGAGACAACGTTGGACATCGCGTCCAGGACCATCTTCCTAGCAAGTGTCCAGTGCAGGAGATAAATTTTCTTCAGGTTCTTCTTGAtcgagcgagggagagacaaataGCCTGCGAAACACAGGGAGCGACGCAACAGAAACGGGAAGCGCGCCTgtgggaagaaagagataTTGGTGGCCACACAGTCGACCCGCATACTCTGAGCAGCCGAGCACGAAGCAAAACTGTTGCACACCAAAATACGACGCATAAGCGCTGTAATCGCTTGTCCCTCCACTGTAACGCCAATGAAAGAATGAGAGCGCCTGCCGAAGCAGTCAAAACAACTGGGGATGAATGTAGGTGTAACGCATGTCGTTCACTTGGaccgcggaagaaaaagccgCCTCAACGCCCTCAAGCTCAAGACCCGTCGCTCTCATTCACCTTGCGTCGGCCTGGCCAAGATTCCCGTCTGACGTATGTTTGAGAGACGGTGCCAGGCGGACATGGCGACATAACTGGCGGCAGAGGGAACGGCAATCgaatgcatgcgtgtcttcctctgtggaCGGTAAAAGTGTTAGACTGTTGTGGCCCCAAGCGAAAAATGATCACGCGGAAGACGCTCGACGAGCACCCGTGGCACCTGTTCTTCCGGGCTTCTATTTAtcgtccgtttccctctgcttTGCGTTCGGTCCCTCGGAACACACTGTTGACGGAAGCAACCTGCTGCCCGATCACTTACACTGCTTTAGAACAGATACAGCATCATTAAGCCAGTTGGTCATGGCTAGCGCGAAGATCACGGCGAACGGCTGATTCTCCATCTCGTGCAGCTTCGCTAGCGCATAGTGCCTGCGAGCAAACCCGCGGCAGAAACAAAGGAGAGGCTACATGCGTATCCAGCACATCTGCAGGCGTGGAGTTTTGATTTCGAGACGCGGGGATAAACCTATAGGTAGGGGTGACGGTCAAAGCATATCCGTGTGGAAATCGACGTCACGATGGGCATGCACCTGAGGGCACGCATATATCATTccatttatatatgtatatatatatatatatatatagggatGGAGAACCATGACTGGAATAGATCACCCGCTCAAATAAGCCAGAGACGGATTTACATGGTAGTCGTGCTGCTCGACTTACATCGCCTTCTCAAGCTCGTCTGCTGCGCCAGTCAGGAAGCAAAACGTGATAAGCAGCACTTCCTCattgtctttgtttttccctAGAGACTGGATCAGGCCGGAACGGTCAAAGCTGCATTCACGCACGACCAATGCATCACAACCAGATACGCCTTTCTCTGGGTGCCGCGTCTCCACGGAAACCTCAATCGTCCCGAGCAGAAAGGTAAACTTGTGGAATGCAGGGTTTCCTCCACATCCGAAACCACGCCGGTGGATAGGGGGGGCATCATGGCTGATGCACTATCCCTAGGATCTTCCATAACAAGGGCTGGTGGCCGACGTTAAGACCACGGCGATGCGTGCGATCCTTTCTCTACCTCTCCCCCTATAGCTGCCGACCACACAGCAAACAGACGGCCTTCTCGTGAATCCAAATAAAAAAGATCCGCGGACGTTCCGTTATCCCACCGCCTCGTGCTGCGAAAGCGCCGGCGACAAAAGAGCATGTTGTGAGATACGGGGGCGTTTCAGTACAGCCCCATTTCGGAAGATACACGCGCTACACTGCGGACGGACTCATGTGTCCCTGTCACGCTCCGCACTGCCACAAGGAACCGTTCGTTGTGTTGAAGCTGTGGTGTACATGCCGGCCCTCcagcgcgagagcgcgcagCGCGAGTCCATTCATGCTTGCATCTCCTCGCCAGTTCCCGCCTGACACCTGGGCGAGTTGAGCGGAGATTCAGGTTAAAAAAGCATCTGCCAACCAGAAAAATAACTGTTGCTGCGAGAAGTGTGCGAGGAGGCAGGCAACCAAATACGACCGGACACGCGTTTgaagggaaacgacggcTCCGTCGCGTTTGCCCCTCACAGAACGCGGATCCACCACACCCCCCGGGGAGTCTGGAgggtttcctctcgcctcaaACAGCCGTCATGCTGCACACTCTGAGATTATGCACACGCCAGGCTTTCTGTGAGAGTCGGCACCGGAGAACAATAACGTGAGCGCATCGTCCGTCACTAGGAAAGAGCCTGTCGCCATTCAACACAGGCCAGACACAGATAGGGACTCACGCGGAAAGGTCCTCCTTCTGCGCCATCTCCACCGCCCTCCTATACTGCATGAGCATCTCCGGAGAGGCCTCCTCATCGCTGTCCATGTACGACATTTTCGTAGGTTTGGAGTGGAAGAACGTGAATGGCGTCCGCCTTTTGCCTCGAACCTTCGCCCTCAGCCCTGGAGTAAGATGCCCAAACCTCGTCACGCCTTCCCGCCCCCTTCTCACCTACGCTGACCCTCCTCCGGGGATAATGAATCGAACACTTTGCCAGCTTCAAGAGCAGGTCTACCCAAAAAATTGAAAATCCCTCGCTCCCACAAGTCCAGAGTTGAATGAGGCGTTTGCAATTGTGTACACAGCCCAGCGCTTGTGAGATAGATGTGTATCGGACGAACGGTATCGTAATCTCGAGCCCGCCTCTGACCCTGCAAGAACACGAGAAATGCGGCTTCTCGCGAAGAGAACGGTAGACAAAAGAACCTGCTTGCCGGATGTCGATGGGCCGCGCGCCTagcgcagaaaagagaaaagagtgaCGCGGAACAAAAGGAGAGCAAGAACCGGTTCGGCGTGGCACCAGATGCGAGCATGGAGACCGGGACCGAGACTGCGCAACAGGAGCTCCGCTGGCAAACACGGAGGCGGTGACGACCTTTTACGGACAGTGTCACGTAGAGGTAGTTTCACCCGCCCTCCCAGTGCGTGTGTGACCTAGAAAAGGAAGAtatctctcgtcttcttggAGCGCGTCGTCGACGTCGCCTTTGTACCAGGAGGAAATCGCAGTGAGGCGGAGGAAAGGGTTCTCTGTGCCTTGTGAAACCCCGGTCGGTCCTTCTGATTCCTTGTACAGCGCCTCTTTACCTGTATCTGATGGTGATATATAAAAACCTCAAAGCTTTCATTCCTGCATCATATTCCTTTCCAATGCGGAACCTGCGACGCTAGGTCGTTCCCAAATATAGGTGAAAGCCGAGCCGTCGTTACGGGGCCGTCAAGCTCCGGGAGAATTACGGGGTGACACCGCTAGAAGCCGACGAAAAAGTGAGCAAATTGTGAAAGGCACGaaaagacgaagcggaagaaagaaaggaaagagctGGAACAGtcgcggaaagaaaacgcggcggATGACACTAGCGCCAGTATGCACGCGCGTCcccggggaagagaagcggcggaaaacgcgaagcgtCACGCATTGAAGTGACACTACATATCCAAAACAACCCCAGGAACGTGAAAAGGCAACGCCGAAGTCAGCAAACAACAGCAAAGGCAAGACATTATTTTTCCTGCAAGTTCCCGTGAACTGTCGAGTAGCCGCGGACCTCGGTGTGCGCTTGAGATGTGCAACTCAGCCCACgcacgaagacgcgcgcgctgtGTCGAAAGCATCTCCAACGGACTCGCTCGTTTTGGATGTGTGCTGTCAGATTTTGTCTGAGATAGCACGAGCAGTGCTGGAAAGATCcgagaaaatggagaagTCAGGGAGCGCGAAAAATTGAAGACGGGCCGCTGCATGACCAGGCCAGGCGAGCCTCGAGAAGCCCCGCTGGTAGCGCTGCATGACGAGACCTAAAGATTGAG from Neospora caninum Liverpool complete genome, chromosome VIII includes the following:
- a CDS encoding putative rhoGAP protein, producing the protein MSYMDSDEEASPEMLMQYRRAVEMAQKEDLSAFDRSGLIQSLGKNKDNEEVLLITFCFLTGAADELEKAMHYALAKLHEMENQPFAVIFALAMTNWLNDAVSVLKQCYLSLPRSIKKNLKKIYLLHWTLARKMVLDAMSNVVSEKFWKKIVYVEQLSDILSTLQMPPIEALTKIPYVVQHEEEERVSPGSALTIYGTPVATLCARIPTNIVPPYTRLPRIYVDFVDHITSREVIGTKDLFCLQADCASIYAFVGDIDQGNPFAEWTNIPALITGFRLLFDCLTIPFLGEGAYGTFSALTKAATAPDKTKLLDTVMQVYSSLSPGEQEACSYIMKAFKVISGESSQNAMTPLRIAEVFAPSFCRPPTKPDSQAPIVTQMIVQAISLAIENAEKLTPNAQPKAVQPAAAAPAGKAAPKKKRAESSSSESSSSSSDEESSSSEGSSDEAQKKANGTKPAAPATVPARPPAAPAATGEPETATAPAAPKAAAPKQQINRQASAGKRPSSSSSSEESSDDDTSSEEEDDD